In a single window of the Armatimonadota bacterium genome:
- a CDS encoding DUF2203 domain-containing protein, which yields MRYFTVAEAVAVLPEVEQLVRRLRSLRDEVLAAKGRLDGCWERLGRGEPVLDDLLAAQRDVEHRALRAAEAASRLEEIGCVLRDLDLGLIDFPARAGEREVFLCWRLGEDTVRFWHGADEGYAGRKPLSELPRGRGH from the coding sequence ATGCGGTATTTCACGGTGGCGGAGGCGGTGGCCGTCCTTCCCGAGGTGGAGCAGCTGGTGCGGCGCCTCCGCAGCCTGCGCGACGAGGTCCTGGCGGCAAAGGGCCGGCTCGACGGATGCTGGGAGCGGCTGGGCCGGGGCGAGCCGGTGCTGGACGACCTCCTCGCCGCGCAGCGGGACGTGGAGCACCGCGCGCTGCGGGCGGCGGAGGCGGCCTCGCGCCTGGAGGAGATCGGCTGTGTGTTGCGCGACCTCGACCTGGGCCTGATCGATTTTCCCGCGCGGGCCGGAGAGCGGGAGGTCTTCCTCTGCTGGCGTCTCGGCGAAGACACCGTGCGGTTCTGGCACGGGGCCGACGAGGGCTACGCCGGGCGAAAGCCGTTGAGCGAACTGCCGCGGGGTCGCGGACATTGA